Proteins co-encoded in one Zygotorulaspora mrakii chromosome 5, complete sequence genomic window:
- the LIP1 gene encoding sphingosine N-acyltransferase subunit LIP1 (similar to Saccharomyces cerevisiae LIP1 (YMR298W); ancestral locus Anc_5.26): MPRREAQYLSLFKCVIISLSLIAAVEYFKYATQANYEWFHCTPSVEPIGYHGSSLVKLSSKGGPSCDKRGEFKTIVKKITRDFDVNKQHISFCIIENANVPPIHYPIHEDKGQPGYVAYAGYNNETELIEEHCGDATIFNI, from the coding sequence ATGCCTCGGCGTGAAGCTCAGTATTTGAGCTTGTTCAAATGTGTCATCATATCTTTATCACTAATTGCAGCTGtggaatatttcaaatatgcTACCCAGGCAAATTATGAATGGTTTCACTGCACGCCATCTGTTGAACCAATTGGATATCATGGTAGTTCGCTCGTCAAGCTTTCCTCTAAAGGAGGCCCTAGTTGTGATAAACGAGGTGAATTCAAGACAATTGTGAAGAAAATAACAAGAGATTTTGATGTAAATAAGCAACATATCTCCTTCTGcataattgaaaatgctaATGTACCTCCCATTCATTATCCCATCCACGAAGATAAGGGTCAACCTGGTTATGTTGCTTATGCGGGATACAACAATGAAACAGAACTTATCGAGGAGCATTGTGGTGACGCTACTATATTTAACATTTAA